The Xanthomonas sontii genome contains a region encoding:
- a CDS encoding DUF1820 family protein: MFKHLYKVTFLNHGKVYELYCQHVGSSHLWGFTEIGTLVFDVHDGLVIDPTEERLREEFGDTKTLHLPMQSIVRIEEVEKKGQSTIRDAATGEKVVTPFPMPGKPR; the protein is encoded by the coding sequence ATGTTCAAGCATTTGTACAAAGTGACCTTCCTCAACCACGGAAAGGTCTACGAGCTGTATTGCCAGCACGTCGGCAGCAGCCACCTGTGGGGCTTCACCGAGATCGGCACGCTGGTGTTCGACGTGCACGACGGGCTGGTGATCGATCCCACCGAGGAACGCCTGCGCGAGGAGTTCGGCGACACCAAGACGCTGCACTTGCCGATGCAGAGCATTGTGCGCATCGAGGAAGTGGAGAAGAAGGGCCAATCGACGATCCGCGACGCGGCCACCGGCGAGAAGGTGGTCACGCCGTTCCCGATGCCCGGCAAGCCACGCTGA
- a CDS encoding rhomboid family intramembrane serine protease: protein MFVSIPSRERTTLRWATPLLFAAMWLAFLWSISRPDEARATLWLDWGALSAGVGSPRDWLATVQDGSVLRLFTALFLHADWSHLLGNLVFLLIFGLPAERVLGPWRFLLLFLGGGAISNLAAVFAVGTPDRVIIGASGAVSALIGTYLALFPRAKLGVVLPLGLFLEFVRAPASLLIGTWAALQVVFAYIGPAFGMVAWSAHLAGFAFGMVYGLYVRAAIARRLRKRKGF, encoded by the coding sequence ATGTTCGTTTCCATCCCCTCCCGCGAACGCACCACGCTGCGCTGGGCCACGCCGTTGTTGTTCGCGGCGATGTGGCTGGCCTTCCTGTGGTCGATCAGCCGCCCCGACGAGGCGCGCGCGACCCTGTGGCTGGACTGGGGCGCGCTCTCGGCCGGGGTGGGCAGCCCGCGCGACTGGCTGGCCACGGTGCAGGACGGCAGCGTGCTGCGCCTGTTCACCGCCCTGTTCCTGCACGCCGACTGGTCGCACCTGCTCGGCAACCTGGTGTTCCTGCTGATCTTCGGCCTGCCCGCCGAACGCGTGCTGGGGCCGTGGCGGTTCCTGCTGCTGTTCCTGGGCGGCGGGGCGATTTCCAACCTGGCCGCGGTGTTCGCGGTCGGCACCCCGGACCGGGTGATCATCGGCGCCAGCGGCGCGGTCTCGGCGCTGATCGGCACCTACCTGGCGCTGTTCCCGCGGGCCAAGCTCGGCGTGGTGCTGCCGCTGGGGCTGTTCCTGGAATTCGTGCGCGCCCCGGCCTCGCTGCTGATCGGCACCTGGGCGGCGCTGCAGGTGGTGTTCGCCTACATCGGCCCGGCCTTCGGCATGGTGGCGTGGTCGGCGCACCTGGCCGGCTTCGCCTTCGGCATGGTCTACGGGCTGTACGTGCGCGCGGCGATCGCGCGGCGGCTGCGCAAGCGCAAGGGCTTCTGA
- a CDS encoding outer membrane protein transport protein, whose product MQNATQFVRFTALAVGIVGALAMGQAHGAAFQLKENSAKGLGRAFAGSGSAPGDASIIAVNPAGMRQLDGKVFQADVSAIQFSAKYQGNGGTYANGQPISGGRGGDAGMIAPVPAAYFHMPFGENNNMHFGTSLTVPFGFKTEYDRDWVGRYNGVKTELQAIDLNFAFSYDVNPYVSFGASVFAERLNIELTNAIDFGTVLASRRVPGFAPGSADGFSRIKGDNTAVGFTLGGLFSVDEHTHIGFSYRSQVEHKITDGDADFTVPGNAATVLAFAAPGTFVDTKGRATVKLPASATASFTHDINEQWTVMADVTRTAWSKFDKVTVDFASNQPDSVLDFSYRDTTFVSLGADYRMSDTLTLRGGLAYDQTPTTDQHRDVRVPDASRKWVSLGLTWKPSEQTEYSFGYTHLFTNDPSIATTSATGNRLVGDYDVSGNVLAASVNYKF is encoded by the coding sequence ATGCAAAACGCAACCCAGTTCGTCCGTTTCACCGCTCTGGCCGTCGGCATCGTCGGCGCGCTGGCCATGGGCCAGGCGCACGGCGCCGCGTTCCAGCTCAAGGAGAACAGCGCCAAGGGTCTGGGCCGCGCCTTTGCCGGCTCCGGTAGCGCCCCCGGCGATGCCTCGATCATCGCCGTGAACCCGGCCGGCATGCGCCAGCTCGACGGCAAGGTGTTCCAGGCCGACGTCAGCGCCATCCAGTTCTCGGCCAAGTACCAGGGCAACGGCGGCACCTACGCCAATGGCCAGCCGATCTCCGGTGGCCGTGGCGGCGACGCCGGCATGATCGCGCCGGTTCCGGCCGCGTACTTCCACATGCCGTTCGGCGAAAACAACAACATGCACTTCGGCACCTCGCTGACCGTGCCGTTCGGCTTCAAGACCGAATACGACCGCGACTGGGTCGGCCGCTACAACGGCGTGAAGACCGAGCTGCAGGCGATCGACCTGAACTTCGCCTTCTCCTACGACGTCAACCCGTACGTGTCCTTCGGCGCGTCCGTGTTCGCCGAGCGCCTGAACATCGAACTGACCAACGCCATCGACTTCGGCACCGTCCTGGCCTCGCGCCGAGTGCCGGGCTTCGCGCCGGGCAGCGCCGACGGTTTCTCGCGCATCAAGGGCGACAACACCGCGGTCGGCTTCACCCTGGGCGGCCTGTTCAGCGTCGACGAGCACACCCACATCGGCTTCAGCTACCGCTCGCAGGTCGAGCACAAGATCACCGACGGCGACGCCGACTTCACCGTGCCGGGCAATGCCGCCACCGTGTTGGCCTTCGCCGCGCCGGGCACCTTCGTCGACACCAAGGGCCGCGCCACGGTCAAGCTGCCGGCCAGCGCCACCGCCAGCTTCACCCACGACATCAACGAGCAGTGGACGGTGATGGCTGACGTCACCCGCACCGCCTGGAGCAAGTTCGACAAGGTCACCGTCGACTTCGCCTCCAACCAGCCCGACAGCGTGCTGGACTTCTCGTACCGCGACACCACCTTCGTGTCGCTGGGTGCCGACTACCGCATGAGCGACACGCTGACCCTGCGTGGCGGCCTGGCCTACGACCAGACCCCGACCACCGACCAGCACCGCGACGTGCGCGTGCCGGACGCGAGCCGCAAGTGGGTCTCGTTGGGTCTGACCTGGAAGCCGTCCGAGCAGACCGAGTACAGCTTCGGCTACACCCACCTGTTCACCAACGACCCGAGCATCGCCACCACCAGCGCCACCGGCAATCGCCTGGTCGGCGACTACGACGTGAGCGGCAACGTGCTGGCGGCCTCGGTCAACTACAAGTTCTGA
- the putA gene encoding bifunctional proline dehydrogenase/L-glutamate gamma-semialdehyde dehydrogenase PutA, translating into MPSASPSPLLSPELPPAPQALRAAITAAWLKDEAEHVRELLEQARLPAADQARVQALAADLVTRVRARAQDQGAIEAFMRQYDLGSEEGVLLMCVAEALLRIPDQDTADKLIRDKLGDADWKKHMGESDSILVNASTWGLMLTGKLVQINDLTRADVSGAFKRLIGRVGEPVIRLAVRQAMKIMGHQFVMGRTIGEALTRSKKGDNAHYRYSFDMLGEGALTMKDAQRYLDAYRQAIHAIGKHFAAQRQQGGGKDAVFAAPSISIKLSALYPRYEHAKRTRVMAELVPGVLELAQLAKSYGIGYTVDAEEADRLELSLDIIEATFSDPSLDGWEGYGLAVQAYQKRTPYTIDFLADLARRVGRRIPVRLVKGAYWDAEIKRAQVEGHPGYPVFTRKQNTDVSYLACAKRLFAHSDALYPMFATHNAQTIAAVRAIAGGRDYEHQKLHGMGDDLYAEVIPADRLGVPCRVYAPVGSHEDLLPYLVRRLLENGANSSFVNRITDEDVAIEDLIRDPVEAVSAFASIPHPKIPLPVDLLRSQNHNRKNSMGANLANDNDLRALADQLNTALKPWQAAPLVPGAVIAGDALPVANPADRRQVVGHWKPADAATVEKALSNAAAAYPAWNRTPAASRATILEHAADLLEARMPEFMALCVKEAGKTLPDGVAEVREAVDFLRYYAGQARAQFGAPERLPGPTGESNELQLHGRGVFVCISPWNFPLAIFLGQVAAALAAGNSVIAKPAEQTNLVGHAAVKLLHEAGVPEAVVQFLPGDGATVGAALTRDPRVAGVAFTGSTDTARAINRALAARDAAIGVLIAETGGQNAFIADSSSLPEAVVKDAISSAFISAGQRCSAARVLFVQDDIADKVMTMLAGAMAELKVGDPGLLSTDVGPVIDADALQILTDHAARMDREARAIAVAATDAATAHGSFFAPRAYELQSLTQLQREIFGPVLHVIRWKADQLDAVIDQINATGYGLTLGVHSRIDETIERIASRVAVGNVYVNRNQIGAVVGVQPFGGQGLSGTGPKAGGPHYLLRFATEKVVTVNTTAAGGNASLLTLGD; encoded by the coding sequence ATGCCGTCCGCGTCTCCTTCGCCCTTGCTGTCCCCCGAACTCCCGCCCGCGCCGCAGGCCCTGCGCGCGGCGATCACCGCCGCCTGGCTCAAGGACGAAGCCGAACACGTACGCGAACTGCTCGAGCAGGCGCGCCTGCCCGCGGCCGACCAGGCCAGGGTGCAGGCGCTGGCCGCCGACCTGGTCACCCGCGTGCGCGCCCGCGCCCAGGACCAGGGCGCGATCGAGGCCTTCATGCGCCAGTACGACCTCGGCAGCGAGGAAGGCGTGCTGCTGATGTGCGTGGCCGAAGCGCTGCTGCGCATCCCCGACCAGGACACCGCCGACAAGCTGATCCGCGACAAGCTCGGCGATGCGGACTGGAAGAAGCACATGGGCGAGAGCGACTCGATCCTGGTCAATGCGTCGACCTGGGGCCTGATGCTCACCGGTAAGCTCGTGCAGATCAACGACCTCACCCGCGCCGACGTGTCCGGCGCGTTCAAGCGTCTGATCGGCCGCGTCGGCGAGCCGGTGATTCGTCTGGCGGTGCGCCAGGCAATGAAGATCATGGGCCATCAGTTCGTGATGGGCCGGACCATCGGCGAGGCGCTGACCCGCTCGAAGAAGGGCGACAACGCCCACTACCGCTACTCGTTCGACATGCTCGGCGAAGGCGCGCTGACCATGAAGGACGCGCAGCGCTATCTCGATGCCTACCGCCAGGCGATCCACGCCATCGGCAAGCACTTCGCCGCGCAGCGCCAGCAGGGCGGCGGCAAGGACGCGGTGTTCGCCGCGCCCAGCATCTCGATCAAGCTCTCGGCGCTGTATCCGCGCTACGAGCACGCCAAGCGCACGCGGGTGATGGCCGAACTGGTGCCCGGCGTGCTGGAACTGGCGCAACTGGCCAAGTCCTACGGCATCGGCTACACGGTCGACGCCGAAGAAGCCGACCGCCTGGAACTGTCGCTGGACATCATCGAGGCCACCTTCTCCGATCCCTCGCTGGACGGTTGGGAAGGCTACGGCCTGGCGGTGCAGGCATACCAGAAGCGCACCCCGTACACGATCGATTTCCTCGCCGACCTGGCGCGCCGCGTCGGCCGCCGCATCCCGGTGCGCCTGGTCAAGGGCGCCTACTGGGACGCGGAGATCAAGCGCGCGCAGGTCGAGGGCCACCCGGGCTATCCGGTGTTCACCCGCAAGCAGAACACCGATGTGTCCTACCTGGCCTGCGCCAAGCGCCTGTTCGCGCACAGCGATGCGCTGTATCCGATGTTCGCCACCCACAACGCGCAGACCATCGCCGCGGTGCGCGCCATCGCCGGCGGCCGCGACTACGAGCACCAGAAGCTGCACGGCATGGGCGACGACCTCTATGCCGAAGTGATCCCCGCCGACCGCCTCGGCGTGCCCTGCCGCGTGTACGCGCCGGTGGGTTCGCACGAGGACCTGCTGCCCTACCTGGTGCGGCGCCTGCTGGAGAACGGCGCCAACTCCAGCTTCGTCAACCGCATCACCGACGAAGACGTGGCCATCGAAGACCTGATCCGCGACCCGGTCGAGGCCGTGTCCGCGTTCGCCTCCATCCCGCATCCGAAGATTCCGCTGCCGGTCGATCTGCTGCGCAGCCAGAACCACAACAGGAAGAACTCCATGGGCGCCAACCTCGCCAACGACAACGATCTGCGCGCGCTGGCCGACCAGCTCAACACCGCGCTCAAGCCCTGGCAGGCCGCGCCGCTGGTGCCCGGCGCGGTGATCGCCGGCGACGCCCTGCCGGTCGCCAACCCGGCCGACCGCCGCCAGGTGGTCGGCCACTGGAAGCCGGCCGATGCCGCCACCGTGGAGAAGGCGCTCAGCAATGCCGCAGCCGCCTATCCGGCCTGGAATCGCACCCCGGCCGCCAGCCGCGCCACCATCCTCGAACACGCCGCCGACCTGCTGGAAGCGCGCATGCCCGAGTTCATGGCGCTGTGCGTCAAGGAAGCCGGCAAGACCCTGCCCGACGGCGTCGCCGAAGTGCGCGAAGCGGTGGATTTCCTGCGCTACTACGCCGGCCAGGCGCGTGCGCAGTTCGGCGCCCCCGAGCGCCTGCCCGGGCCGACCGGCGAATCCAACGAACTGCAACTGCACGGCCGTGGCGTGTTTGTCTGCATCAGCCCGTGGAATTTCCCGCTGGCCATCTTCCTCGGCCAGGTCGCCGCGGCGCTGGCCGCCGGCAACAGCGTCATCGCCAAGCCGGCCGAGCAGACCAACCTGGTCGGCCATGCCGCGGTGAAGCTGCTGCACGAAGCCGGCGTGCCGGAGGCGGTGGTGCAGTTCCTGCCCGGCGACGGCGCCACCGTCGGCGCCGCGCTGACCCGCGATCCGCGCGTGGCCGGCGTCGCCTTCACCGGCTCCACCGACACCGCCCGCGCGATCAACCGCGCGCTGGCCGCGCGCGATGCCGCCATCGGCGTGCTGATCGCCGAGACCGGCGGCCAGAACGCCTTCATCGCCGACTCCTCGTCGCTGCCGGAAGCGGTGGTCAAGGACGCGATCTCCAGCGCCTTCATCTCCGCCGGCCAGCGCTGCTCGGCCGCACGCGTGCTGTTCGTGCAGGACGACATCGCCGACAAGGTGATGACCATGCTGGCCGGCGCCATGGCCGAACTGAAGGTCGGCGACCCCGGCCTGCTGTCCACCGACGTCGGCCCGGTGATCGATGCCGATGCGCTGCAGATCCTCACCGACCACGCCGCACGCATGGACCGCGAAGCGCGCGCGATCGCCGTCGCCGCCACCGACGCCGCTACCGCCCACGGCAGCTTCTTCGCCCCGCGCGCCTACGAGCTGCAGTCGCTGACGCAGCTGCAGCGCGAGATCTTCGGCCCGGTGCTGCACGTGATCCGCTGGAAGGCCGACCAGCTCGACGCGGTGATCGACCAGATCAACGCCACCGGCTACGGCCTGACCCTGGGCGTGCATTCGCGCATCGACGAGACCATCGAGCGCATCGCCTCGCGCGTGGCGGTGGGCAACGTCTACGTCAACCGCAACCAGATCGGCGCGGTGGTCGGCGTGCAGCCGTTCGGCGGCCAGGGCCTGTCCGGTACCGGCCCCAAGGCCGGCGGCCCGCACTACCTGCTGCGCTTCGCCACCGAGAAGGTGGTGACGGTCAACACCACCGCCGCCGGCGGCAACGCCTCGCTGCTGACCCTGGGCGACTGA
- a CDS encoding DUF2244 domain-containing protein: protein MIEMFPFSPEGSGTQLRLRPPRALNARQFVLLFVALAGAMWAVAGLGWLAGNVFAPAFALLHSIVVALALHWSWRGGEREEDIRVGPACVEVTRPNAGTPAFRAHPHWVRLRIEGDDRVVLASSGKQVRVGEFLGPDERRQLAQTLEGLLAAVTGRNR, encoded by the coding sequence ATGATCGAAATGTTTCCGTTTTCTCCGGAGGGGTCGGGTACGCAGCTGCGGCTGCGACCGCCGCGGGCGTTGAATGCCCGGCAATTCGTTCTGTTGTTCGTCGCACTGGCCGGGGCGATGTGGGCCGTGGCTGGGCTGGGGTGGCTCGCCGGCAATGTGTTCGCGCCTGCGTTCGCCCTGTTGCACAGCATCGTGGTGGCGCTCGCGCTGCATTGGTCGTGGCGTGGCGGCGAGCGCGAAGAGGATATCCGGGTGGGTCCGGCCTGCGTGGAAGTGACCCGTCCGAATGCAGGAACGCCGGCGTTCCGCGCCCACCCGCATTGGGTGCGGTTGCGGATCGAAGGCGACGACAGGGTGGTGCTGGCATCCAGCGGCAAGCAGGTCAGGGTCGGCGAATTCCTCGGCCCCGACGAACGCCGGCAACTGGCGCAGACCCTGGAAGGCTTGCTCGCGGCCGTGACCGGCCGCAACCGATGA
- the coxB gene encoding cytochrome c oxidase subunit II — translation MKQRGGWVQQAVRGGMALAAAMAAPLAWAQSADPKPWQLNMGRGVTQSARNAYDAHMVALWVCVVIGVLVFGAMSYAIFKFRKSKGAVPAQFSHNTKAEIVWTVIPVLILIVMAWPATAKLIAMYDTRDAEMTVKVTGYQWMWRYEYLGENVSFTSRLARSSDRLRQSGAVPTAEHDPHYLLDVDNRLVLPVNTKVRFVITADDVIHAWWVPALGWKQDAIPGIINEAWTSIDTPGVYRGQCAELCGKDHGFMPIVVEAVSKQDFQKWLASRKPAPAAAPAPATPAAAPDAAPASTEPAAAPADAQAPAPPPQARLSRPRSDSHLIVQAA, via the coding sequence ATGAAGCAACGCGGCGGGTGGGTGCAACAGGCGGTCAGGGGCGGGATGGCGTTGGCGGCGGCGATGGCCGCACCGCTGGCGTGGGCGCAATCGGCCGATCCCAAGCCGTGGCAGCTCAACATGGGCAGGGGCGTCACCCAGAGCGCGCGCAACGCCTACGACGCGCACATGGTCGCGTTGTGGGTGTGCGTGGTCATCGGCGTGCTGGTGTTCGGCGCGATGTCCTATGCGATCTTCAAGTTCCGCAAGTCCAAGGGCGCGGTGCCGGCGCAGTTCAGCCACAACACCAAGGCCGAGATCGTGTGGACGGTGATCCCGGTGCTGATCCTGATCGTGATGGCCTGGCCGGCCACCGCCAAGCTGATCGCGATGTACGACACTCGCGATGCCGAGATGACGGTGAAGGTCACCGGCTACCAGTGGATGTGGCGCTACGAATACCTGGGCGAGAACGTCTCGTTCACCAGCCGCCTGGCGCGCAGTTCCGACCGGCTGCGGCAGAGCGGCGCGGTGCCGACGGCCGAGCACGACCCGCACTACCTGCTCGACGTGGACAACCGGCTGGTGCTGCCGGTGAACACCAAGGTGCGCTTCGTCATCACCGCCGACGACGTCATCCACGCCTGGTGGGTGCCGGCGCTGGGCTGGAAGCAGGACGCCATCCCCGGGATCATCAACGAAGCCTGGACCAGCATCGACACGCCCGGGGTGTACCGCGGCCAGTGCGCCGAACTGTGCGGCAAGGACCACGGCTTCATGCCGATCGTGGTCGAGGCCGTGAGCAAGCAGGACTTCCAGAAGTGGCTGGCATCGCGCAAGCCGGCGCCCGCCGCTGCGCCCGCCCCGGCCACGCCGGCGGCGGCCCCGGATGCTGCGCCGGCCTCCACCGAACCCGCTGCCGCGCCCGCCGACGCCCAGGCGCCGGCACCGCCGCCGCAGGCGCGGCTGTCGCGTCCTCGTTCCGACTCGCACCTGATCGTGCAAGCCGCCTGA
- the ctaD gene encoding cytochrome c oxidase subunit I: MAHSAVDHHDEHGHQQSFVERWFFSTNHKDIGTLYLLFSFTMFVIGAAMSVVIRAELAQPGLQFVKPEFFNQMTTVHALVMIFGGVMPAFVGLANWMIPLQIGAPDMALPRMNNWSFWLLPVAFTLLLLTLFLPGGAPAGGWTMYPPLMLQGGYNVAFSVFAIHVAGISSIMGAINIIATVLNMRAPGIDLLKMPIFCWAWLITAFLLIAVMPVLAGAVTMLLTDKFFGTSFFNAAGGGDPVMYQHIFWFFGHPEVYIMILPAFGVISEIIPTFSRKPLFGYQAMVYAIAAIAFLSFIVWAHHMFTVGMPLGGEIYFMFATMLISIPTGVKVFNWVSTMWQGSMTFESPMLWAIAFVILFTIGGFSGLMLAIVPADFQYHDTYFVVAHFHYVLVTGAVFALIAAVYYWWPKWTGRMYNETWAKFHFWWTMLFVNLLFFPQHFLGLAGMPRRIPDYNVVFADWNLVSSIGAFGMFVTPFLMAGILLASLRNGARAEARSWEGARGLEWTVPSPAPAHTFTLPPVLKPGDLAHDDISH; the protein is encoded by the coding sequence ATGGCCCATTCGGCAGTCGATCACCACGACGAGCACGGGCATCAGCAGAGCTTCGTCGAGCGTTGGTTCTTCTCCACCAACCACAAGGACATCGGCACGCTGTACCTGCTCTTCAGCTTCACCATGTTCGTCATCGGTGCGGCGATGAGCGTGGTGATCCGCGCCGAACTGGCGCAGCCGGGCCTGCAGTTCGTCAAGCCCGAGTTCTTCAACCAGATGACCACCGTGCACGCGCTGGTGATGATCTTCGGCGGGGTGATGCCGGCCTTCGTCGGCCTGGCCAACTGGATGATCCCGCTGCAGATCGGCGCGCCGGACATGGCGCTGCCGCGCATGAACAACTGGTCGTTCTGGCTGCTGCCGGTGGCCTTCACCCTGCTGCTGCTGACCCTGTTCCTGCCCGGCGGCGCGCCGGCCGGCGGCTGGACCATGTATCCGCCGCTGATGCTGCAGGGCGGCTACAACGTCGCCTTCTCGGTGTTCGCCATCCACGTCGCCGGCATCAGCTCGATCATGGGCGCGATCAACATCATCGCCACCGTGCTCAACATGCGCGCGCCGGGCATCGACCTGCTGAAGATGCCGATCTTCTGCTGGGCCTGGCTGATCACCGCGTTCCTGCTGATCGCGGTGATGCCGGTGCTGGCCGGCGCGGTGACCATGCTGCTCACCGACAAGTTCTTCGGCACCTCGTTCTTCAACGCCGCCGGCGGCGGCGACCCGGTGATGTACCAGCACATCTTCTGGTTCTTCGGGCACCCCGAGGTCTACATCATGATCCTGCCGGCGTTCGGCGTGATCAGCGAAATCATCCCGACCTTCAGCCGCAAGCCGCTGTTCGGCTACCAGGCGATGGTCTACGCGATCGCGGCGATCGCATTCCTGAGCTTCATCGTCTGGGCGCACCACATGTTCACCGTGGGCATGCCGTTGGGCGGCGAGATCTACTTCATGTTCGCCACCATGCTGATCTCTATCCCCACCGGGGTGAAGGTGTTCAACTGGGTCAGCACCATGTGGCAGGGCTCGATGACCTTCGAGTCGCCGATGCTGTGGGCCATCGCCTTCGTCATCCTGTTCACCATCGGCGGTTTCTCCGGGCTGATGCTGGCGATCGTGCCGGCCGACTTCCAGTACCACGACACCTACTTCGTGGTCGCGCACTTCCACTACGTGCTGGTCACCGGCGCGGTGTTCGCGCTGATCGCGGCGGTGTACTACTGGTGGCCGAAGTGGACCGGGCGCATGTACAACGAGACTTGGGCCAAGTTCCACTTCTGGTGGACGATGCTGTTCGTCAACCTGCTGTTCTTCCCGCAGCACTTCCTTGGCCTGGCCGGCATGCCGCGGCGCATCCCCGACTACAACGTGGTGTTCGCCGACTGGAACCTGGTCAGCTCGATCGGTGCGTTCGGCATGTTCGTCACCCCGTTCCTGATGGCCGGCATCCTGCTGGCGTCGCTGCGCAACGGCGCGCGCGCCGAAGCGCGCTCGTGGGAAGGCGCGCGCGGCCTGGAGTGGACGGTGCCGTCGCCGGCACCGGCGCACACCTTCACCCTGCCGCCGGTGCTCAAGCCCGGCGATCTGGCCCACGACGACATCAGCCACTGA
- a CDS encoding cytochrome c oxidase assembly protein, whose protein sequence is MNAPAPRVHSSAGLFKLVGVALAVFVLTFSLVPLYRIACEKVFGVRLERGPGEGPQAGKPLAGKRTVTVQFDGGVNSKLPWSFHPEQLTMQVVPGELNEALYYAHNDGAHAIVGSAVPSVAPARASGYFTKTECFCFTAQTLQAGEKRDMPVRFIVDPNLPSDISTITLSYTFYKNDALSAELGSPKLAGSARAAP, encoded by the coding sequence ATGAACGCGCCAGCGCCGCGGGTGCACAGCAGCGCCGGGCTGTTCAAGCTGGTCGGCGTGGCGCTGGCGGTGTTCGTGCTGACCTTCTCGCTGGTGCCGCTGTACCGCATCGCCTGCGAGAAGGTGTTCGGCGTGCGCCTGGAGCGCGGCCCCGGCGAAGGGCCGCAGGCCGGCAAACCGCTCGCGGGCAAGCGCACGGTCACGGTGCAGTTCGATGGCGGGGTGAACTCCAAGCTGCCCTGGTCGTTCCATCCGGAGCAGCTGACCATGCAGGTGGTGCCGGGCGAACTCAACGAGGCGCTGTACTACGCGCACAACGATGGCGCGCACGCCATCGTCGGCAGTGCGGTGCCGTCGGTGGCGCCGGCACGCGCGTCCGGCTACTTCACCAAGACCGAGTGCTTCTGCTTCACCGCGCAGACCCTGCAGGCCGGCGAGAAACGCGATATGCCGGTGCGCTTCATCGTCGATCCCAACCTGCCCAGCGACATCAGCACCATCACCCTGTCCTACACCTTCTACAAGAACGATGCGCTGAGCGCGGAACTGGGATCGCCGAAACTGGCCGGTTCCGCGCGCGCGGCTCCCTGA
- a CDS encoding cytochrome c oxidase subunit 3: MAQPSTDATANAYYVPSQSRWPFIGSIAMFVTMIGVASWLNDASWGKWTFFTGIAMLVATLFMWFGDVIRESIAGHYNRQVDVSFRMGMVWFIFSEVMFFGAFFGALFYTRTFILPWLGGEGDGVMTNALLWDGYSAAWPTNGPGGIGGQFQTIPAWGLPLINTLILLSSGVTLTIAHHALKAGQRTRLMVFQALTVALGCTFLYFQAEEYMHAYKELNLTLGSGIYGSTFFMLTGFHGAHVLLGTIMLLVMLLRISRGHFSRDNHFAFEAAAWYWHFVDVVWLALFLFVYVL, encoded by the coding sequence ATGGCCCAGCCCAGCACCGACGCCACCGCCAACGCCTATTACGTGCCCAGCCAGAGCCGCTGGCCGTTCATCGGCTCGATCGCGATGTTCGTGACCATGATCGGCGTGGCCAGTTGGCTCAACGACGCGTCCTGGGGCAAGTGGACCTTCTTCACCGGCATCGCGATGCTGGTGGCGACGCTGTTCATGTGGTTCGGCGATGTGATCCGCGAATCGATCGCCGGGCACTACAACCGCCAGGTCGACGTGTCGTTCCGCATGGGCATGGTGTGGTTCATCTTCTCCGAGGTGATGTTCTTCGGCGCCTTCTTCGGCGCGCTGTTCTACACCCGCACCTTCATCCTGCCGTGGCTGGGCGGCGAGGGCGACGGGGTGATGACCAATGCGCTGCTGTGGGACGGCTATTCCGCCGCCTGGCCGACCAACGGCCCGGGCGGCATCGGCGGCCAGTTCCAGACCATCCCGGCCTGGGGCCTGCCGCTGATCAACACGCTGATCCTGCTCAGCTCCGGCGTGACCCTGACCATCGCCCACCACGCGCTCAAGGCCGGACAGCGCACCCGGCTGATGGTGTTCCAGGCGCTGACCGTGGCGCTGGGCTGCACCTTCCTGTACTTCCAGGCCGAGGAGTACATGCATGCCTACAAGGAACTCAACCTGACCCTGGGCTCGGGCATCTACGGCTCGACCTTCTTCATGCTCACCGGCTTCCACGGCGCGCACGTGCTGCTGGGCACGATCATGCTGCTGGTGATGCTGCTGCGGATCAGCCGCGGCCACTTCAGCCGCGACAACCACTTCGCCTTCGAAGCGGCGGCGTGGTACTGGCACTTCGTCGACGTGGTGTGGCTGGCGCTGTTCCTGTTCGTCTATGTGCTTTGA
- a CDS encoding twin transmembrane helix small protein: protein MNDSLKTLLIVAFLLLILWNLGAGLYYLLVDRGQSKRTVNALTWRIGLSVCLILLVILGIYTGVIKPHGLGR, encoded by the coding sequence ATGAACGACTCGCTGAAGACTTTGCTGATCGTCGCGTTCCTGCTGCTCATCCTGTGGAACCTGGGCGCCGGCCTGTACTACCTGTTGGTGGACCGCGGCCAGAGCAAGCGCACGGTGAACGCGTTGACCTGGCGCATCGGCCTATCGGTGTGCCTGATCCTGCTGGTGATCCTGGGCATCTACACGGGAGTGATCAAGCCTCACGGCCTTGGCCGCTGA